A stretch of DNA from Paenibacillus sp. FSL W8-0186:
TCGTGGGCCCAGGCTACGAATTCCCTTACTTTGCCGGGTTCATCCTCCAGGATGTCGATGCCTTCATATGGGAATACGCCCAGGTAGAAGGTCGTTACCGAATCGGAGTCGAAGGTATCCGTATCGTCTGCAAAAGCCTTAAGAGCGCTGCGCGATCCTGGATTGAGGAATAAATTATAGGCGGCTTTTTCCCAAATCCATATGGCCCGGTCCTGCCGTTCCAAAACCATCTCTTCCGGAATCACTTCGCCGTTCTTTACGTATACGGTCAAGCTGCGGCCGACATTCCCGAATTGGTCGATAGCTCTGGCCTCGATGCTTGAGGTGCGGTCTGGAGCCGAATCGGCATCCCACATATACTCGTAGTTCTCCCCGGAACCGCTCGCGGCATTCCATGAACCGCCGTTCAACCTGACTTCAACGGTTTGCACAGGATTTAAAGCATAGACGGATAAGGCTACGGATATTTGTCCTTCGACGAGGGAGCCGTCAAGCGGCTGATCAATGCGTACAAGGGGAGGGGAGGAGCCTGGATTATCCACCTCGATCCGTTTGACCGGGGTGGTTACTCCGTATCTGGTAACGCTGTCCAGTCCACGCGCGACGAGGTTGATCTCGCCGTGGTACCGGCTGGTGTCCAGCTCGGCATGCCATGTGCCCGTCTCGGTTCCGCTCAAATTGTTCATGTGCGTATCGAGCTGTTCCCGCCCGTTCACGATCAGCTTGATATCGTAGACATCCGTATAATGCCCAGAAATGATAACCTGGCCTGCTTCTACTTGGGCCCCATCGCTATGGGAATCGATCGTGATTTGAGAAACAGCCCGGGCTGCCGGAAGCTGATGAACGGGGAATAACGGCATAATACCGACGACGAGCATCATGACCAGCCATTTGGATAGCAAAGGGAGGACGCGTGACTTCCTGCCTGTCGCTTGACATGACATCGTGAATCCCTCTCTTTCCGCGGGATCAACACCGCTCCAATATTTGTAAACGTTTACAGCATCCATTGTACCGGTTGAAAATTTAGAAGGGCAACGGCCTTAAATCGACCATATTACAGCTCAGGATATCCAAAAAAAGCTCTTTCCGCTTTTGGATGAATATGGATCATTCCAAAATTGGAGAGAGCTTCAGAGTAAGACAGGCTTTAATGTTTAAGATGAACAGCAGACTACGGCTTGCTGCGTTGGGCCATTTCCATCATTCCCACGAGGTCATGAACGGCGATGCCCGCATACGAGCTGTAAGCTCTGCCGAGCTGATCCAAATAGAGCAGCTGTGCGTTCATATAATCATATCCTTCCTCGTAGAAGGATACCTGATTGCCTTCCGAGGAATACTTGGTCTCAACGCCGGTATATATGCGCTTGTTCAATTTCTCCGCCTCCTGGAGCTCCTCTTTGGCCAGTTTAATTACGGCATCGGCGCTATCGCGGTAAGACATCAGGGTTACAGAATCAAATTGGGAGATCATCCAGGAGCTTAATGACATTTCTGAATCGCTTGCCGCATATTTATCTAACCAGAAAGGCAAATCGGCAGCGATCGGCAGCTTCAGGTTCGCGGCTTCCTGAATGAGATACTTTACATTGGACTGCCACTGCTTAATAACGTTATTGATGTCGTTCTTCCACTCGGGCAAAAGATAAGGTTCAATATCCACATGAACGCCCGTAAATTGTTCCTCTTCAGCAGCTGTCGCTTGATAGCTGCGAATCCAGTTCATGAAGCTTGTCAGTTGAGAGCGGTTAGATTCCAGCGCCCAATTCGGGGCTCCGTTCAAGGCATGAACCTGGATGCCGAGCGCATTTGCTTTGTAGATGAATTGCTTGTAATAAGGGATGTCTACACGTGTGCTGATTTGCAAATAAATCATGCGAATGCCTTCTGAAGCGGAAAATGCCAGAAGCTCTTCGGTTTGCGTTTCGATCAGTTTCGTATTCCACAGCCATGTGGCTTTGGGAAGCTTGCCGGTTGCAGCGGCCTTGGTTGCAGAGGGGGCAGTAATAGTACCGAATATGATGATGCTTGCGATGAGCAAGAAGAAGAGACGCCGGAGGGAAGGATTTGCAGGTAAACTCATGTTGTCCAGCTCCTTAATAATAAATTATTCACAAAAATAGGACTATGGTGGCGGGAAGATGAAATGATTTCATGATATGCTGTTACTTCCAGGCCCTACCTCCTATTTTTTCTTTACCGTATGAAAAATACATGAAAGAATTGGTTATAAAAGCACTATATCATATAAATTGATAATTTTGTCGAAATTTGTCTAGTTCTTTAGTATGATTTTTCAAAATTATCGTTTCATTTGCACATTTTTTGGGTATTTATTCAGGTTTGAGTGAAGTAATTTGTCAGCGAAAATAGGATGACATACATATAGCCAGTGCACGGTAAAGAGGCTGTACGCCTATAGGGAACTTGTTCCTGTTAACGTTCGCGGGGTATTTTGTAAGCGATTACAAATGGGCGGGAATGCTTAGATGCCGATTTAGGCATGCAAATCACTGTTTCAAAACCGATATATTGGCTAAACTATTATTAAAAATTTAAATATATAGGTATAAAAGACCTCGGAAAAAGGAGCGATCCTGGCATGAAAATTATCATCACGCAGAGCGAGGCGATGGAGAAAGGGATTTGGCCGAAAGTGATGAGCGCATTCGGTTTGGATAAGGATGATGAGGTATGGGACAAGGAACAGTTCATTTTGACGGAGGAACAGGCCCGAGAATTTGGGTTGATTCGCTGATCCTAAAATCGTTGCCCATTAAAAAACGCCGACCCGTCAGGGATCAGCGTTGTTTGCATGAATTAAGCAAAACTATTGATTGATTAATTATTATTTATGTGTTAAAATGACGGATAGTCAAATAGAAGTAACGATTTTTGGATCGCTTTTATAATAGCATAAAAGCTGGCAATTGTCAAACCAAATATAGATCGAGATAAGTTGTATGTCAATTCATGGGTGGGGGTCTGAATCGTGACAGAGGATTTGAAGCTTCATACTGAATCAGAATATACGGATGACCTGACGCTGCCGCCAGGTATAAAGATCGATGATCCTGTCCGCATGTATTTGAAGGAAATCGGCAGAGTCCCGCTCTTGTCAGCGGAAGAAGAAATCGAACTGGCGAAGCGAATAGAGCAAGGGGACGAAGAAGCCAAACGCAGACTGGCCGAAGCCAATCTGCGTCTCGTCGTTAGTATTGCCCGCCGATATGTCGGCAGGGGAATGGTGTTCCTCGACCTGATTCAGGAAGGGAACATGGGGCTTATTAAAGCCGTCGAAAAATTCGATTTCAAGAAAGGTTTCAAATTCAGCACCTATGCTACATGGTGGATTCGCCAGGCCATTACAAGAGCCATCGCTGATCAGGCCAGAACGATTCGGATTCCAGTTCATATGGTAGAGACCATTAATAAGCTGATCCGCGTTTCCCGCCAGCTTCTTC
This window harbors:
- the rpoD gene encoding RNA polymerase sigma factor RpoD, which translates into the protein MTEDLKLHTESEYTDDLTLPPGIKIDDPVRMYLKEIGRVPLLSAEEEIELAKRIEQGDEEAKRRLAEANLRLVVSIARRYVGRGMVFLDLIQEGNMGLIKAVEKFDFKKGFKFSTYATWWIRQAITRAIADQARTIRIPVHMVETINKLIRVSRQLLQEIGREPTPEEIAKEMDLTPEKVREIMKIAQEPVSLETPIGEENDSNLGDFIEDQDALAPADAAAYELLKEQLEEVLDTLTEREENVLRLRFGMDDGRTRTLEEVGKEFGVTRERIRQIEAKALRKLRHPSRSKRLKDFME